In Deltaproteobacteria bacterium, a single genomic region encodes these proteins:
- a CDS encoding ATP-grasp domain-containing protein: MSDERIDVLLVANRGEIALRVMRTARALGMTCVAVYSEADADAPHVAFADRAVCIGAPPSRESYLAIDRVLDAARRAGAQAIHPGYGFLSENPVFAQRCVEAGLVFVGPPASAMRMMGDKIEAKRRMIEAGVPTAPAYLHVGDGDGEGDLARLHAEAERIGYPVLVKAAAGGGGRGMRIVRRAAELAEGIAGARSEAANAFGSGSVFLEKLIEHARHIEIQVFADTHGNVIHLGERECSVQRRHQKIIEEAPSAAVSPDLRARMGDAAVAAARAIGYVGAGTVEFLLDDRALDDDGLPRFYFLEMNTRLQVEHPVTEIVVRQDLVAWQLRVAQGERLPLSQHEVDMVGHAIEVRLYAEDPYAGFLPQTGPVLRWRPATHGSARVDAGIVQGQAVSPYYDPMLAKIIGSGRTRAEAIRAVRKAVADSVIFGVGTNRGFLLSLLESAEFADNALRTDTLDARIGVDAPTRPRPSGRAWALAAWLAADGQAHGELAHWRSSGEYPASVKLRCGDEERVLSVHVDRTGRASVAGAAATPVELRVHARRDGEVACEHDGVRRWIDVLAEGDELWIDDDGHAFAFVEVHAGASGEDAGSGDGIVRAPMGGRVLAVGAVVGAVVRKGETLAVIEAMKMEHRVLAPYDGTVRSVGVQVGGQVAQRAILATLEPTSNEPEPAQ; this comes from the coding sequence ATGAGCGACGAACGCATCGACGTGCTGCTGGTCGCCAACCGCGGCGAGATCGCGCTGCGGGTCATGCGGACCGCACGGGCGCTGGGCATGACGTGCGTGGCGGTCTACAGCGAGGCCGACGCCGATGCGCCGCACGTGGCGTTCGCGGATCGTGCGGTGTGCATCGGCGCGCCGCCGTCGCGCGAGTCCTACCTCGCGATCGATCGCGTGCTCGACGCGGCCCGACGCGCCGGCGCGCAGGCCATCCACCCCGGCTACGGCTTCCTCTCCGAGAACCCCGTGTTCGCGCAACGCTGCGTCGAGGCCGGGCTCGTGTTCGTGGGCCCACCGGCGTCGGCGATGCGCATGATGGGCGACAAGATCGAGGCCAAGCGCCGCATGATCGAAGCCGGGGTCCCGACCGCACCCGCGTACCTGCACGTCGGCGACGGCGACGGTGAAGGCGATCTCGCGCGGCTGCATGCCGAGGCGGAGCGCATCGGCTACCCGGTGTTGGTCAAGGCGGCCGCCGGCGGTGGTGGTCGCGGCATGCGGATCGTCCGACGCGCGGCCGAGCTCGCCGAGGGCATCGCGGGGGCGCGCTCGGAGGCCGCCAACGCGTTCGGCTCGGGCTCGGTGTTCCTCGAGAAGCTGATCGAGCACGCGCGCCACATCGAGATCCAGGTCTTCGCCGACACCCACGGCAACGTCATCCACCTCGGCGAACGCGAGTGCTCGGTGCAACGCCGCCACCAGAAGATCATCGAAGAGGCCCCGTCGGCGGCGGTGTCGCCCGACCTGCGCGCGCGCATGGGCGACGCCGCGGTCGCTGCGGCGCGGGCCATCGGCTACGTCGGTGCCGGCACCGTCGAGTTCCTGCTCGACGACCGCGCGCTCGACGACGATGGTCTGCCGCGCTTCTACTTCCTCGAGATGAACACGCGCCTGCAGGTCGAGCACCCGGTCACCGAGATCGTGGTTCGACAGGATCTGGTCGCGTGGCAGCTACGTGTCGCCCAGGGCGAGCGCCTGCCACTGTCGCAGCACGAGGTCGACATGGTCGGCCACGCGATCGAGGTGCGGTTGTACGCCGAGGATCCGTACGCGGGGTTCCTGCCCCAGACCGGCCCGGTGCTGCGCTGGCGGCCGGCGACCCACGGCAGCGCCCGCGTCGACGCCGGCATCGTCCAGGGCCAGGCGGTGTCGCCGTACTACGACCCGATGCTGGCCAAGATCATCGGCTCGGGGCGCACCCGGGCCGAGGCCATCCGCGCGGTTCGCAAGGCCGTGGCCGACAGCGTGATCTTCGGGGTCGGCACCAACCGCGGCTTCCTGCTCTCGCTGCTCGAGTCGGCCGAGTTCGCCGACAATGCGCTGCGCACCGACACGCTCGACGCGCGCATCGGCGTCGACGCGCCCACGCGACCGCGTCCGAGCGGCCGCGCGTGGGCGCTGGCGGCGTGGCTCGCCGCCGATGGCCAGGCCCACGGCGAGCTGGCCCACTGGCGCAGCAGCGGCGAGTACCCGGCGTCGGTCAAGCTGCGCTGCGGCGACGAAGAGCGCGTGCTCTCGGTGCACGTCGATCGCACCGGCCGCGCGAGTGTGGCGGGGGCCGCCGCCACGCCGGTCGAGCTGCGTGTGCACGCGCGTCGCGATGGCGAAGTCGCGTGCGAGCACGACGGCGTGCGCCGCTGGATCGACGTGCTCGCCGAGGGCGACGAGCTGTGGATCGACGACGACGGCCATGCGTTCGCGTTCGTCGAGGTGCATGCCGGCGCCAGCGGTGAGGATGCCGGCAGTGGCGATGGCATCGTGCGCGCCCCGATGGGTGGCCGCGTGCTCGCGGTCGGGGCGGTGGTCGGCGCGGTGGTGCGCAAGGGCGAGACCCTCGCGGTGATCGAAGCCATGAAGATGGAACATCGCGTGCTGGCGCCGTATGACGGCACCGTACGCAGCGTGGGCGTGCAGGTCGGCGGGCAGGTGGCGCAGCGGGCCATCCTCGCGACTCTCGAGCCCACCTCGAACGAACCCGAACCGGCGCAGTAG
- a CDS encoding SDR family oxidoreductase, with translation MPYRSVFRSDLFAGRTVIVTGGGSGIGRCTAHELAALGAHVVLVGRKPERLAGVAAELAEDGGACSSHACDIRDELAVREMIAAVVAARGRIDALVNNAGGQFPSPMALINQKGFETVVRTNLVGGFLVARECFTQSMRDHGGAIVNIVADMWNGMPGMAHSGAARAGMVNLTQTAALEWAPAGVRVNAVAPGWVASSGLDTYEGPIKQMIPKLREAVPLKRLATEAEISAAIVFLLSDAAAFITGETLKVDGGAPLTSALWPTPDHDRSRPFEGFHRAVVPSVLDRKGGAA, from the coding sequence ATGCCGTATCGTTCCGTGTTTCGTTCGGATCTGTTCGCCGGTCGCACGGTGATTGTCACAGGTGGGGGCAGTGGCATCGGCCGCTGCACCGCGCACGAGCTCGCCGCGCTCGGTGCCCACGTGGTGCTCGTCGGCCGCAAGCCCGAGCGGCTCGCCGGCGTCGCCGCCGAGCTCGCCGAGGACGGCGGCGCGTGCAGCAGTCACGCCTGTGACATCCGCGACGAGCTCGCGGTGCGCGAGATGATCGCCGCGGTGGTCGCCGCCCGCGGTCGCATCGACGCGCTGGTCAACAACGCCGGCGGCCAGTTCCCCTCGCCGATGGCGCTCATCAACCAAAAGGGCTTCGAGACGGTGGTGCGCACCAACCTCGTCGGCGGCTTCTTGGTCGCGCGCGAGTGCTTCACGCAGTCGATGCGCGATCACGGCGGTGCGATCGTCAACATCGTGGCCGACATGTGGAACGGCATGCCCGGCATGGCGCACTCGGGCGCTGCGCGGGCGGGCATGGTCAACCTCACCCAGACCGCCGCGCTCGAGTGGGCGCCGGCGGGCGTGCGCGTGAACGCGGTCGCGCCCGGCTGGGTCGCGTCGAGCGGGCTCGACACCTACGAGGGGCCGATCAAGCAGATGATTCCCAAGCTGCGCGAGGCGGTGCCGCTCAAGCGGCTCGCGACCGAGGCCGAGATCAGCGCGGCGATCGTGTTCCTGCTGTCCGACGCCGCTGCGTTCATCACCGGCGAGACCCTCAAGGTCGACGGCGGCGCGCCCCTGACCAGCGCGCTGTGGCCGACCCCCGATCACGATCGATCGCGGCCGTTCGAGGGCTTCCATCGCGCGGTGGTGCCGAGCGTGCTCGACCGCAAGGGGGGCGCCGCATGA
- a CDS encoding acyl-CoA carboxylase subunit beta yields the protein MSVIESRIDPNGGLFAEQRGAMLALVDEVRRLEGKVREHSSRQAGKFSKRGQLLPRQRVAAMLDRGAPWLELSTLAGYKMHDDDGDDGIAGGGNIVGIGFVAGRRCLVTASDSAIKGGAVAPMGLRKSLRAQEIALANRLPCVSMVESAGANLLYQSEIFVDGGRVFANMARMSAAGIPHITVVHGSSTAGGAYLPGLSDYVIVVRGKTRIFLAGPPLVKAALGEDADEEALGGAQMHMGVAGTAEYMADDDAGALALARELLGKLPWDPGQQPAPFPSRPPRHDPEELCGAVPVDYRTPYDVREILARVVDDSDVLEFKPRYGEQTVCVHARVEGWPVAFIGNNGPIFPEGAAKAGHFIQACCQSGTPIVYLQNTTGYMVGQRAEEHGIVKHGAKMIQAVANANVPQITILVGGSFGAGNYGMCGRSFDPRFIFAWPNARTSVMGGEQAAKVMEIITRAKFARQGVILDDENLGKMSAGIKQKLDAESTALFSTARLWDDGIIDPRDTRRVIATALATCREGEQRRLRPITFGVARL from the coding sequence ATGAGCGTGATCGAGAGCCGCATCGATCCCAACGGCGGGCTCTTCGCCGAGCAGCGCGGGGCCATGCTGGCGCTGGTCGACGAGGTCCGGCGCCTCGAGGGCAAGGTCCGCGAGCACTCGTCGCGACAGGCCGGCAAGTTCAGCAAGCGCGGGCAGCTGCTGCCGCGCCAGCGGGTCGCGGCGATGCTCGATCGCGGCGCGCCGTGGCTCGAGCTGTCGACCCTCGCGGGCTACAAGATGCACGACGACGACGGCGACGACGGCATCGCCGGCGGTGGCAACATCGTCGGCATCGGCTTCGTCGCGGGTCGACGCTGCCTGGTGACCGCCTCGGACAGCGCGATCAAGGGCGGTGCGGTGGCGCCGATGGGCCTGCGCAAGAGCCTGCGTGCGCAGGAGATCGCGCTGGCCAACCGTCTGCCGTGCGTGAGCATGGTCGAGAGCGCCGGCGCCAACCTGCTGTACCAGTCCGAGATCTTCGTCGACGGCGGTCGCGTGTTCGCCAACATGGCGCGCATGTCCGCCGCCGGCATCCCGCACATCACGGTGGTGCACGGCTCGTCGACTGCCGGTGGTGCGTATCTGCCGGGCCTGTCGGACTACGTCATCGTCGTTCGCGGCAAGACCCGCATCTTCCTGGCCGGCCCGCCGCTCGTGAAGGCCGCGTTGGGTGAGGACGCCGACGAGGAGGCGCTCGGCGGCGCGCAGATGCACATGGGCGTGGCCGGCACCGCCGAGTACATGGCCGACGACGACGCCGGTGCGCTCGCGCTGGCCCGCGAGCTGCTGGGCAAGCTGCCGTGGGATCCGGGGCAGCAGCCGGCGCCGTTCCCCAGTCGACCACCGCGCCACGATCCCGAGGAGCTGTGCGGCGCGGTGCCGGTCGACTACCGCACGCCCTACGACGTGCGCGAGATCCTCGCGCGCGTCGTCGACGACTCCGACGTGCTCGAGTTCAAGCCCCGCTACGGCGAGCAGACCGTGTGCGTGCACGCGCGCGTCGAGGGCTGGCCGGTCGCGTTCATCGGCAACAACGGGCCCATCTTCCCCGAGGGCGCCGCCAAGGCCGGGCACTTCATCCAGGCCTGCTGCCAGTCGGGCACGCCGATCGTCTATCTCCAGAACACCACCGGCTACATGGTCGGGCAGCGCGCCGAGGAGCACGGCATCGTCAAGCACGGCGCCAAGATGATCCAGGCGGTCGCGAACGCCAATGTCCCGCAGATCACGATCTTGGTCGGCGGCTCGTTCGGCGCCGGCAACTACGGCATGTGCGGTCGCTCGTTCGATCCTCGCTTCATCTTCGCGTGGCCCAACGCCCGCACCTCGGTGATGGGCGGCGAGCAGGCTGCGAAGGTGATGGAGATCATCACGCGGGCCAAGTTCGCCCGCCAAGGCGTCATCCTCGACGACGAGAACCTCGGCAAGATGTCGGCCGGCATCAAGCAGAAGCTGGACGCCGAGTCGACCGCGCTGTTCTCCACGGCGCGGCTGTGGGACGACGGCATCATCGATCCGCGCGACACCCGTCGCGTCATCGCGACCGCGCTGGCGACCTGTCGCGAGGGCGAGCAGCGTCGGCTGCGGCCCATCACCTTCGGCGTGGCGCGCCTGTAG
- the xth gene encoding exodeoxyribonuclease III → MTASNAGTLRVATWNVNSIRARIDHVATWLADHEPDVLCLQETKVEDNLFPRVPFLELGYTVTVHGGRALCGVATISKRAPTEVHAGFRVGEPDRHPRVLECVIDGVRIFNLYVPNGTELGSDAFAYKLAWYRRLAAQLRAPVAGGEAVAVVGDFNVAPDDRDVWDPGAFRGRLLFTDEEHAALRELLDVGLTDCFRAREPGGGHYSWYDYRTGGFARHEGLRIDLVLASASLAARCTAVVHDDVPRGWDTPSDHVPVVATFEPAAT, encoded by the coding sequence ATGACCGCATCGAACGCCGGCACGCTGCGTGTGGCGACCTGGAACGTGAATTCGATCCGCGCGCGCATCGATCACGTCGCGACCTGGCTGGCGGATCACGAGCCCGACGTGCTCTGCCTGCAGGAGACGAAGGTCGAGGACAACCTGTTCCCGAGGGTGCCGTTCCTCGAGCTCGGCTACACCGTGACCGTGCATGGTGGCCGTGCGCTGTGCGGCGTCGCGACCATCAGCAAGCGCGCGCCGACCGAGGTGCACGCGGGCTTCCGTGTGGGTGAGCCCGATCGCCATCCCCGCGTGCTCGAGTGCGTGATCGATGGCGTGCGCATCTTCAACCTCTACGTGCCCAACGGTACCGAGCTCGGCTCGGATGCGTTCGCCTACAAGCTCGCGTGGTATCGACGGCTGGCCGCGCAGCTGCGGGCGCCGGTCGCCGGCGGTGAGGCCGTCGCGGTGGTCGGCGACTTCAACGTCGCGCCCGACGACCGCGACGTGTGGGATCCGGGCGCCTTCCGCGGACGCTTGCTCTTCACCGACGAAGAACATGCGGCGCTGCGGGAGCTGCTCGACGTCGGCCTCACCGACTGCTTCCGCGCGCGCGAGCCCGGCGGCGGGCACTACAGCTGGTACGACTACCGCACCGGCGGCTTCGCGCGGCACGAGGGCCTGCGGATCGACCTCGTGCTCGCGTCGGCCTCGCTCGCGGCGCGCTGCACCGCCGTCGTCCACGACGACGTGCCGCGCGGCTGGGACACCCCCAGCGACCACGTGCCGGTGGTGGCGACGTTCGAGCCCGCGGCCACCTGA
- a CDS encoding enoyl-CoA hydratase/isomerase family protein: MTAALPETSAVQTRLDDGVLWLTLSRPEVKNAMNAEMIDDIVGVFAAIRDRRDVRAVVLRGAGGNFCAGGDVKDMAASRAATWREGEPDPVAAMNRRFGTVMLAVDRAPQAVVVVLEGAVLGGGFGLACVADVAIARADARFGLPETGLGLPPAQIAAFLVRRLGLSEARRLAVTGGRFDGEVAARIGLVHAVAADDHALERELAAALAQIRRCAPGAIAATKHIMAQVGAMDLERVLDEAAAVFATAVRGPEGSEGTMAFLQKRKPAWADGTDR, from the coding sequence GTGACGGCCGCACTCCCCGAGACCTCCGCGGTGCAGACCCGCCTCGACGACGGCGTGCTGTGGCTGACGCTGTCGCGCCCCGAGGTGAAGAACGCCATGAACGCGGAGATGATCGACGACATCGTCGGGGTCTTCGCAGCGATCCGTGACCGTCGCGACGTGCGGGCCGTGGTGCTGCGCGGCGCGGGGGGCAACTTCTGCGCCGGCGGCGACGTGAAGGACATGGCCGCCTCGCGGGCGGCGACCTGGCGCGAGGGCGAGCCCGATCCGGTCGCGGCGATGAACCGGCGCTTCGGCACCGTGATGCTCGCGGTCGACCGTGCGCCGCAGGCCGTGGTCGTGGTGCTCGAGGGGGCGGTGCTGGGCGGTGGCTTCGGGCTCGCGTGCGTGGCCGACGTCGCCATCGCCCGGGCCGACGCGCGCTTCGGCCTGCCCGAGACCGGCCTCGGCCTGCCGCCCGCGCAGATCGCCGCGTTTCTCGTGCGTCGGCTGGGGCTGTCCGAGGCGCGCCGTCTGGCGGTCACCGGTGGTCGCTTCGACGGCGAGGTCGCGGCCCGCATCGGGCTCGTGCACGCGGTCGCAGCCGACGACCACGCGCTCGAGCGCGAGCTGGCGGCCGCGCTGGCGCAGATCCGCCGCTGCGCCCCCGGTGCGATCGCGGCGACCAAGCACATCATGGCGCAGGTCGGCGCGATGGATCTCGAGCGCGTGCTCGACGAGGCCGCGGCGGTGTTCGCCACCGCGGTGCGCGGCCCCGAGGGCAGCGAGGGCACGATGGCGTTCCTGCAGAAGCGCAAGCCGGCCTGGGCCGACGGGACCGATCGATGA
- a CDS encoding acyl-CoA dehydrogenase family protein, which produces MKITQEHEQLRDSMLKFIEREINPHMDAWENEEIFPAHALFKKLGDQGFLGVTKPPEYGGLGLDYSYSVVMAEALGAINGGGVPMAIGVQTDMCTPALAKFGSDELKREWLAPSIAGDLVGCIGVSEPQAGSDVAAIKTFARKDGDDYIINGGKMWITNGMQADWMCCLANTSEGAPHRNKSLIVVPMASKGVERARKLKKIGMNSSDTAQIFFDDVRVPRRNVVGQEGMGFMLQMIQFQEERLWGAANTLGGLDQALKATIEYTRDRKVFGHSVLDNQYVHYKLAECATEIEALRALVYQATEQYIEGKDVTRWASMAKLKAGRLAREVSDTCLQFWGGMGFMHESKISRFYRDGRLCSIGGGADEVMLAIICKLDGTLPRREKA; this is translated from the coding sequence ATGAAGATCACGCAGGAACACGAACAGCTCCGCGACTCGATGCTCAAGTTCATCGAGCGCGAGATCAATCCCCACATGGACGCGTGGGAGAACGAAGAGATCTTCCCCGCCCACGCGCTCTTCAAGAAGCTCGGCGATCAGGGCTTCCTCGGCGTCACCAAGCCGCCCGAGTACGGCGGGCTCGGGCTCGACTACAGCTACTCGGTGGTCATGGCCGAGGCACTCGGGGCCATCAACGGCGGCGGCGTGCCGATGGCAATCGGCGTGCAGACCGACATGTGCACGCCGGCGCTGGCGAAGTTCGGTAGCGACGAGCTCAAGCGCGAGTGGCTGGCGCCATCGATCGCCGGCGACCTCGTCGGTTGCATCGGTGTCAGCGAGCCACAGGCGGGCTCCGACGTCGCGGCGATCAAGACCTTCGCGCGCAAGGACGGCGACGACTACATCATCAACGGCGGCAAGATGTGGATCACCAACGGCATGCAGGCCGATTGGATGTGCTGCCTCGCCAACACCTCCGAGGGCGCGCCGCACCGCAACAAGAGCCTCATCGTCGTGCCGATGGCGAGCAAGGGCGTCGAGCGGGCGCGCAAGCTCAAGAAGATCGGCATGAACAGCTCGGATACCGCGCAGATCTTCTTCGACGACGTGCGGGTGCCCCGGCGAAACGTCGTCGGCCAGGAGGGCATGGGCTTCATGCTGCAGATGATCCAGTTCCAGGAGGAGCGCCTGTGGGGCGCGGCCAACACCTTGGGCGGGCTCGATCAAGCGCTGAAGGCCACCATCGAGTACACCCGCGATCGCAAGGTGTTCGGCCACAGCGTGCTCGACAACCAGTACGTGCACTACAAGCTCGCCGAGTGCGCGACCGAGATCGAAGCCCTGCGCGCGTTGGTGTACCAAGCCACCGAGCAGTACATCGAGGGCAAGGACGTCACACGCTGGGCCTCGATGGCCAAGCTCAAGGCCGGTCGGCTCGCGCGGGAGGTCTCGGACACCTGCCTGCAGTTCTGGGGCGGCATGGGCTTCATGCACGAGTCCAAGATCTCGCGGTTCTACCGTGACGGTCGGCTGTGCTCGATCGGCGGCGGTGCCGACGAGGTCATGCTGGCGATCATCTGCAAGCTCGACGGCACCCTGCCGCGCCGGGAGAAGGCCTGA
- a CDS encoding SCP2 sterol-binding domain-containing protein, with protein MSIESVTNTVREKVGEDCGLGGSIKFNCGGDGMVTVDASVVPNIVTNDDVPAQCTVKIKLADLEDMLGGKLDPMTAFGLGKLQLEGDIGVAMKLGSLMKR; from the coding sequence ATGAGCATCGAGAGCGTCACCAACACCGTGCGCGAGAAGGTCGGCGAAGACTGCGGCCTCGGCGGATCGATCAAGTTCAACTGCGGCGGCGACGGCATGGTCACCGTCGATGCCAGCGTGGTGCCCAACATCGTCACCAACGACGACGTGCCGGCGCAGTGCACCGTCAAGATCAAGCTCGCCGATCTCGAGGACATGCTCGGCGGCAAGCTCGACCCGATGACGGCGTTCGGACTCGGCAAGCTGCAGCTCGAAGGCGACATCGGCGTCGCCATGAAGCTCGGCTCGCTCATGAAGCGCTGA
- a CDS encoding serine/threonine protein kinase, giving the protein MASSDAPAADSAPDGETLAVLPLRGGEHVGRYVILYTLGRGGMGVVYAAYDPQLDRKLAIKLMRPRGRRGRQRGEMLREAQALARLSDPHVVAIHDVGLLGERVFVAMDLVDGQTLRRWAQAAPRTPREIVKAYLQAAQGLAAAHRAGIVHRDFKPDNALIDKLGRVQVLDFGLARVHDGERATPAQERDPDEPPRVRGTPMYMAPEQHLGRDSTPACDQFALCVSLFEALFRRVPFAGDDNPAIARAIISGPMPEIPRAPGINAALRRTILRGLAREPEHRFTSMDALIDALRRANARPARLRVAGAATVLAVGTAAAVVAGGLMRREQPCDGAEARLAGAWDDEVAARVDAGLRGSGRAHAGRTAEGVRAALDAFAAHWREGWRDACEATTLHHEQSAELLDLRMSCLDGARERVSALAQTFAVADGETADRALQATAALPELAACADAEALRRREPMPSDPDRRAQVEALRVRVAQASALEQAGKPADALAVAEVAARRAHDLGHHPTIAEAELQLGHALDTLGRTPDAELALRRGAIAAEHADDDRLLADLRTMLVWVAGAQLEHRRDGELWAELARAALERLGHDPAREARLEHNLSRVLEHGGRPEDVLEHQRRALALASEPGAMAELDRAPLLGSLAMTLSELGLHDEALARAQSSLAIWQGAQGEAHPGTAAALGAVGLVLDARGDPAAALEWYQRSHAAFAAALGEDNPRSADMLDNVAIATLELGETERGVALLERALAQHVAAYGERSAAVAQDHQNLGSALRLLGRADEALAHHRTALTVREGLFGRDDPRVADSLVGVANVLEDDLQRPGDALELRVRALTLRERALGLDHPLLTLDLANLAHNTAIVGDTAAALRHAERAGRLAGDASVPDDLRAYAALVLAHVIALRGDDPSRARALLERGRSGAGRDIDGAAAELARATETLLRR; this is encoded by the coding sequence GTGGCGAGCTCCGACGCACCGGCGGCCGACAGCGCGCCCGATGGCGAGACGCTCGCGGTGCTGCCGCTGCGCGGCGGTGAGCATGTCGGCCGCTACGTCATCCTCTACACGCTCGGCCGCGGCGGCATGGGTGTGGTCTACGCGGCCTACGACCCGCAGCTCGATCGCAAGCTCGCGATCAAGCTCATGCGACCGCGCGGCCGTCGGGGCCGACAACGTGGCGAGATGCTGCGCGAGGCCCAGGCGCTGGCGCGGCTGTCCGATCCCCACGTGGTCGCGATCCACGACGTCGGCCTGCTCGGCGAGCGCGTGTTCGTGGCGATGGACCTGGTCGACGGCCAGACGCTGCGGCGGTGGGCGCAGGCCGCCCCCCGTACGCCACGCGAGATCGTGAAGGCCTATCTGCAGGCCGCGCAGGGCTTGGCGGCGGCCCACCGCGCCGGCATCGTGCACCGCGACTTCAAGCCCGACAACGCACTCATCGACAAGCTGGGGCGCGTGCAGGTGCTCGACTTCGGGCTCGCGCGCGTGCACGACGGCGAGCGGGCGACGCCAGCGCAGGAGCGCGACCCCGACGAGCCGCCCCGTGTGCGCGGCACGCCGATGTACATGGCGCCGGAGCAACACCTCGGCCGCGACAGCACGCCGGCGTGCGATCAGTTCGCGCTGTGCGTTTCGCTGTTCGAGGCGCTGTTCCGGCGCGTGCCGTTCGCCGGCGACGACAACCCCGCGATCGCGCGCGCGATCATCTCGGGCCCGATGCCCGAGATCCCGCGGGCGCCCGGCATCAACGCCGCGCTGCGACGCACGATCCTGCGGGGCCTCGCCCGCGAGCCCGAGCACCGCTTCACCAGCATGGACGCGCTGATCGACGCGCTGCGGCGGGCCAACGCGCGGCCGGCCCGGCTGCGCGTGGCCGGTGCGGCGACGGTGCTCGCGGTCGGCACCGCCGCGGCGGTCGTCGCCGGCGGGCTGATGCGGCGCGAGCAGCCCTGCGACGGCGCGGAGGCTCGCCTCGCGGGCGCGTGGGACGACGAGGTCGCCGCACGCGTCGACGCAGGCCTGCGTGGCAGCGGTCGCGCGCACGCAGGCCGTACCGCCGAGGGTGTGCGCGCCGCCCTCGACGCCTTCGCGGCGCACTGGCGCGAGGGCTGGCGCGATGCGTGCGAGGCCACCACGCTCCACCACGAGCAGTCGGCCGAGCTGCTCGATCTGCGCATGTCGTGCCTCGATGGCGCCCGCGAGCGGGTGTCTGCGCTGGCGCAGACCTTCGCGGTCGCCGACGGCGAGACCGCCGATCGGGCCCTGCAAGCCACCGCCGCACTGCCCGAGCTGGCGGCGTGCGCCGACGCCGAGGCGCTACGCCGGCGCGAGCCGATGCCCAGCGATCCCGATCGACGCGCGCAGGTCGAGGCGCTGCGGGTCCGCGTGGCGCAGGCCAGCGCACTCGAGCAGGCCGGCAAGCCCGCCGACGCGCTCGCGGTGGCCGAGGTCGCGGCGCGACGGGCCCACGATCTCGGCCACCACCCGACGATCGCCGAGGCCGAGCTGCAGCTGGGGCACGCCCTCGACACGCTCGGCCGCACGCCCGACGCCGAGCTGGCGCTGCGCCGTGGCGCCATCGCGGCCGAGCACGCCGACGACGATCGCCTGCTCGCCGACCTGCGTACGATGTTGGTGTGGGTCGCCGGTGCGCAGCTCGAGCACCGCCGCGACGGTGAGCTGTGGGCCGAGCTGGCCCGCGCCGCGTTGGAACGGCTCGGCCACGACCCTGCCCGCGAGGCGCGACTCGAGCACAACCTCTCGCGCGTGCTCGAGCACGGCGGTCGCCCCGAGGACGTGCTCGAGCACCAGCGCCGCGCGCTCGCGCTGGCCAGCGAGCCCGGCGCGATGGCGGAGCTGGATCGCGCGCCGTTGTTGGGCAGCCTCGCGATGACGCTGTCGGAGCTGGGGCTGCACGACGAGGCACTCGCGCGGGCGCAGTCGAGCCTGGCGATCTGGCAGGGCGCCCAGGGCGAGGCCCACCCCGGCACCGCAGCGGCGCTCGGCGCCGTGGGGCTGGTGCTCGACGCCCGCGGCGATCCGGCCGCCGCGCTCGAGTGGTACCAGCGCTCCCACGCCGCGTTCGCGGCCGCACTCGGCGAGGACAACCCCCGCAGCGCCGACATGCTCGACAACGTCGCGATCGCCACGCTCGAGCTCGGCGAGACCGAGCGCGGCGTGGCCCTGCTCGAGCGCGCGCTGGCGCAGCACGTGGCCGCCTACGGTGAGCGCAGCGCCGCGGTCGCCCAGGATCACCAGAACCTCGGCAGCGCGCTGCGCCTGCTCGGTCGCGCCGACGAGGCGCTCGCCCACCACCGCACCGCGCTCACCGTGCGCGAGGGCTTGTTCGGGCGCGACGACCCGCGCGTGGCCGACTCGTTGGTCGGCGTCGCCAACGTGCTCGAGGACGACCTCCAGCGTCCCGGGGACGCGCTCGAGCTGCGGGTGCGCGCGCTGACGCTGCGCGAGCGCGCGCTCGGCCTCGACCATCCCCTGCTCACGCTGGATCTCGCCAACCTCGCGCACAACACCGCCATCGTCGGCGACACCGCGGCGGCACTGCGCCACGCCGAGCGGGCCGGGCGGCTCGCCGGCGACGCGTCGGTGCCCGATGATCTGCGGGCCTACGCCGCGCTCGTGCTCGCCCACGTGATCGCGCTGCGGGGCGACGACCCCTCACGCGCACGCGCACTGCTGGAGCGCGGGCGCAGTGGTGCGGGACGCGACATCGACGGCGCCGCCGCCGAGCTGGCCCGCGCCACCGAGACCCTGCTGCGGCGTTGA